The Nicotiana tomentosiformis unplaced genomic scaffold, ASM39032v3 Un00003, whole genome shotgun sequence nucleotide sequence TCTGCAAGGAATCCATGGATTTTATAGCACTTATCAATGCTATGTACTGGCTTCTTAAAATAAGCACAAATGACCATACTTCTTTCCACCTGCTTGGTTAACAACCATGAAGGAACCCGACTCTCCTGGGTAAGCAGGTACAAcatgaacttctctttattttTCATCCTGTATGAACAAAGAGCATGCCTGCCCAATGAAAGGTAAAGGAGAGGACAACAATATGTTGCTCCTAACTCCTATAAAGGTTTCATTCAAACCCATAAGGAGTTGCAAAAGTCTTTCATCTTGATGAGCCTTCATACTCTTTGCCGTAGCTTCATAATCGCACTCACACACACAAGCAAAAAATGTATTGAGTGCATCTAGCTCATCCCACAATCCTTTCATCTTAGTGAAATAGGTTGGAAAACTAGAGTTACCTTCCACCACATCACTTAATGTAAAAGTAACGGCTTATGCTACGTGTACCTAAACTATTAGCTAAGCTATAACAAATTagaagataaatacaaataagcaaaaaataataattacaacctaaattctgaatcttctttCCACAGCCTTCTCGTAGGCCCAAGACGAAAAGCCCAAAATGAAATGAAATAGATGGAGCCCAAAACTTTCCAACCCATATGTTATATGGTTCAGACATAACATCCTTCAGACATACTTTGGTCCAAATCTAACCTAACCTCTTTCCTTCCTTAGAACCTTCGAGATTAATTTGAGAACCTCCATTGTTGCCATTTTCATCACCAACACCCCTTGTCAAGTTGGAGAGGGATGAAAGTACTACCAACTTTCCCAACAATTGGTGATGAAATGGGCCAGTAAGAGATTTTGTGAACAAATCGGCGAGTTGAGAAGAGGAGCGAACAAATGAGAGAGAAATCAAAATCGCTATGAACTGCTGATCAATAAAATGACAATCAAGCTCCACATGCTTCGTTCTTTCGTGAAAGATGAGGGTTTTAGCTATGTGAATCGCAGCTTGGCTATCAGAGTGAAGAGGTACTGGAAGAGATATAGGAATAGACAAATCATCAAAGAGTCTGACTAACCGGTGAGATCGGCGACTACACGCCGCATGGAGCGATACTCAGCTTCTGCAGAGCTGAGAGGAATTGAGGTTTTTTTCTTGGATTTCCAGGAAATAGGAGAAGATCCAAGCGATATGTAGAAACCACTGATAGATTTATGCGATTTTGGGCACGTTCCCCAATCGGAGTCATAGAGAGCCAACAACTGATATGAAGGAGAAGAAGACATAAACAAGCCATAACCAGGATCCTTTGATAAATATCGAAGAACACGAAGGGCTTCTTGCATGTGAGGAACCCGTGGATCCTGTATATATTGGCTTAGATGTTGCACAGTGAAGGAAAGGTCTGGCCTTGTATGAGTTAAATAGTTCAACTTTCCCAATAAATATCGATACAAGGTCGACTCTTTGATGGGATCACCAGATTTAGCTAACCATTTGATGGTGGGATCAAGTGGGCAAGAGACATATGGTTTGTGAAGGCAATCAAATTCCAACAACAAATCAAGGGTGAATTTTTGCTAAGTCAAAATTAGTCCCTCAGGTTCACGCAGTACTTCTATTACAAGAAAATAATGTAAGTTCCCTAAATCCTTTATTCTGAATTCCTGATGTAGAAATAATTTCAAAGCATTTATCTCCTATAAATTATTCCTGTCAAGAGTATGTCATCGACATAGACGGCTACTATAGAGATAGAGAAGTCAGACCTTTTAAAAAATAGGGAATAATTATTTAGAAAATGGAAAAAACCTTTAAAATTAAGGGCTGCTGTTAGTTTAGCATACCACTGTTGGGATGCTTGACGAAGCCCATAAAGTGATTTCCTTAACTTGCAAACACGTGTAGGAGAGGGAGGTGTGAACCCAATTGAAAATTTCACGTACACCTCTTCATTTAAATCCCCATGCAGAAATGCATTATTCACATCCAACTGAAAAATTTCCCAACCTTTCTTAGCTGATGTAGCTAGAATACATCTGATGGTAGTCATTTTCACCAGTGAAAAAATGTTTCATTGAAGTATATCCCTTCCTTTTGAATATCCCCTCTAACTACAAGCCTAACTTTGAGCCTTTCCACACTATCATTAGAGTTATGCTTCACTTTATACATTCACTTGCAGGGTAATGCCTTTCTAACTGGGGGTAGCTCCATGACCTCCCAGGTGTGATTGAGCTCAAGTGCCTCTATCTCCCTTTCCATTGCTTCCTGCCAACCTGGGTGATGGGTTGCTTGGGTATAGCTAGTTGGTTCCTGGATAGTGAAAAAGGAATTGAGGAGATGTTGGTTGGATGTAGACAGGTCATTGAAAGAAAAACTAGAAGGTGTGACAAGTGAAAGGAAACAAGAACCACTTACATCAGTTAATTGAATAATATTGCAAATGTAGTCCTTGAGGTAGGCAGGGGGATTATGTGGCCTTGAGGATTTTATAAAAAGATTATCCAAAATAGGTTCACTAGATGAAGATGAGGAAGTAGGAATAGGGGAGTGAGTGACATAAGAAGGAGATGGTGTAGGACTGGAAGGTGGAAAAATCAGAAAAACATGGCACAAGTGCATCTACATAAGGCAGGTCTGAATGTTCAGTTGCAGGTTGAGGTAAATCAGGGGAGAAGCTAGGAGAACTAGACATTAGTGCAGTAGGTAAAAAGGAGTTAACTAACTCCTTGGATCTGATGGAGGAAAAAGGGAAGAATTCTTCATGAAAGACAACGTCCCTAGAAATAAAAGGCTTTAGAGTCCTAAGGTTGAGAACTTTGTACCCCTTCTTTCCATGCAGATAACCCAAGAAAACACAAGGTATAGCCCTTGGTTGGAACTTTGTTATGTGATTTGAGAGAGTGGAAACAAAACATAGATAGCCAAAACACCTCAAATTAGAGTAACTAGGTTTGGATTTGAAAAGGATCTCACAGGGTATTTTGTAAGAAAGAACCTTGGAAGGAAATCTATTTATCAGGTATGTAGCAGTTAGAACACAATCCCCTCAATAAGAAATAGGCAGGTGTGACTGGAAAAGTAGGGTTCGAGATGTCTCTAAAAGATGCTTGTGTTTCCTCTCCACAaccccattttgttgtggagaaGCTAAACAAGTAGTTTGATGCACTATTCCTTTTGAAGAAAAGAAATTAGACTGCAAACTACCACTCCCCAATTCAAAACATTGTGAtaactattgttctttaggtcatttttgatgggccaacaTTTTTTTAGGTGATACGGGTCCGGTCGCCCAGACCCATGCAGATGGagcgggctataacacacaaaaatttgagaatcaagtggaattccagttttatggccctaaaatactaaaaaatgaggaacgatcatggcgaggtgatgactattgttctcTAGGTGGTTTTTGAtcgtccggaaaagttttaggcgatccgggtcctgtcacccggacccatgcagatgcgtgagctataacacatgaaaatctgggagtAGGACGAATTTCcggttttatggccctaaaataccaaaaaatgagaaatggtaATGGTGAGATGATGACTATTgatccttaggttgtttttgatgggctgacaatattttaggcgatacgggtccggtcgcccagacccatgcagatggcatgggctatagcacacgtaaatctgggaatcaggcaaaattctagttttacggccctaaaatgccaaagaacgaggaatggtcatagcAAGGTTATAACtaatgtttcttaggtcatttttgatgggccgaaatATTTTTAAGTGATTCGGGTCCGATCGCCCGGACCCATggagatggtgtgggctataatacacaaaaatctgggaatcaggcagagTTCCAGTTTTTGGGCCCAAAAACgctaaaaaataaggaacggtcatggcgaggcaatctATTATTTCCTTACATCATTTTTGTTggcccgacaaaattttaggcgattccgGTCTAGTTTcccggacccatgcagatggcatgggctatatagcacaagaaaatctaggaatctggtggaattctagttttaagcGATTATGGTACAGTCGACCATACCCatacagatggcgtgggctatatcacatgaaaatctgcaaattgggcaaaattctagttttatggccctaaaatgccaaaaaatgaggaacaatcatggcgagg carries:
- the LOC138903795 gene encoding uncharacterized protein, with translation MHLCHVFLIFPPSSPTPSPSYVTHSPIPTSSSSSSEPILDNLFIKSSRPHNPPAYLKDYICNIIQLTDVSGSCFLSLVTPSSFSFNDLSTSNQHLLNSFFTIQEPTSYTQATHHPGWQEAMEREIEALELNHTWEVMELPPVRKALPCK